From Polaribacter haliotis:
ATTCAGATGGCGATGGTATTCCAAATTACTTAGATGAAGATGATGATAATGATGGAGTTCCAACCAAAGACGAAGATGTTGTAAGTAAAGATGGAAACCCATTAAATGATGATTCAGATGGCGATGGTACACCAAATTACTTAGATACTGATGACGATGGAGATGGAGTTCCAACCAAAGACGAAGATGTTGTAACTAATGATGGAAATCCAGCAAACGACGATTCAGATGGCGATGGTATTCCGAATTATTTAGATGAAGACGATGATAATGATGGTATTCCAACCAAAGAAGAAGATGTTGTAACTAATGATGGAAATCCAGCAAACGACGATTCAGATGGCGATGGTACACCAAACTATTTAGATAATGATGATGATAATGATGGAGTTCCAACCAAAAACGAAGATGTTGTTACTAATGATGGAAATCCATTAAATGATGATTCAGATGGCGATGGTATTCCAAATTATTTAGATCAAGATGACGATAATGATGGTATTCCAACCAAAGACGAAGATGTTGTTACCAATGATGGCAATCCAGGAAACGACGATTCAGATGGCGATGGTATTCCAAATTACTTAGATGAAGACGACGATAATGATGGAGTTCCAACCAAAGACGAAGATGTTGTTACGACAGATGGTAATCCAGCAAATGACGATTCAGATGGCGATGGTATTCCAAATTATTTAGATGAAGATGATGATAATGATGGAGTTCCAACTAAAAACGAAGATGTTGTAAATATAGATGGCAACCCATCAAACGACGATTCAGATAACGATGGTATTCCGAATTATTTAGATCAAGATGACGATAATGATGGTATTCCAACGAAAGACGAAGATGTTGTTACTAATGATGGCAATCCAGCAAACGACGATTCAGATGGCGATGGTATTCCAAATTATTTAGATCAAGATGACGACAATGATGGTATTCCAACCAAAGACGAAGATGTTGTTACTAATGATGGCAATCCATCAAACGACGATTCAGATGGAGATGGTACACCAAATTATTTAGATCAAGATGATGATAATGATGGAGTTCCAACCAAAGACGAAGATGTTGTAATTGTAGATGGCGATCCAACTAACGACGATTCAGATAACGATGGTATTCCGAATTATTTAGATGAAGATGATGATAATGATGGTATTCCAACTAAAGAAGAAGATCTTGATAATAATGGCAACCCATCTAATGATGATTCAGATAACGATGGTACACCAAATTATTTAGATGAAGACGATGATAATGATGGAGTTCTAACCAAAGACGAAGACAGTAATAACAATGGAGATTTCACAGATGATGATGATGATAACGATGGTATTCCAGATTATTTAGACAATGACGATTCAGATGGTGATGGAGTTATAGATTCTGTAGATTTAGATGATGATAATGATGGTATTCCAGATTTAATTGAGAATGGTGGAGACAATACCTTAGATACAGATGGAGATGGTATTCCAGATCATTTAGATACAGATTCAGATGGAGATGGTATTACAGATCTTGCAGAGTCAGGCTCAGGAGCACCAGATGCAGATGAAGATGGAGTTATAGACGGTTCTTTAATTGGTTCAGGAAACAATGGTTTATTCGATGATTTAGAAACATCTAAAGACAGTGGAATTCTTAATTACGGAATTAGAGATACAGATAGTGATGGTAAGAGAGATTTCCAAGATATAGATGACGATGGAGATGGAGTTCTTACAATAGACGAGTTTATGTTAGACTGTGATACAGATGGGGTTCCAGATCATATAGATGTAACTAATTGTGACTTAGTGCCAAATGCATTCTCTCCAAATGACGATGGTGTTAACGATACTTTTGTAATCCCAGCATTATCTAAATATCCTAACTTTAAGTTAGAGATTTATAACAGATGGGGTAATCAAGTATATGATTATAGTAATAGAGGAAAAACAAGTCCAGATTGGTGGAATGGTTATTCTACAGGAAGATTAACATTAAATGATAGTAAGCCAGTACCAGTAGGAACTTATTATTATATCATTAATTTTAATGATGGAGTTAGAAAACCAATAACAGGATGGGTATATTTAAACAGATAATTAAGATAAAGGCAATAAAAATGAAAAAAATTATAGTAATACTTGCAGTTATATTCTTTACTGTTTCTGTAAAAGCACAACAAGATCCACAGTACACACAGTACATGTACAATATGAATATCATAAACCCAGCTTATGCTGGGTCATATGACGTTTTAAGTATTAATTTACTAGGTAGATCTCAATGGGTAGGTATAGATGGAGCACCAAGAACACTTACAATGGGAATTAATTCTCCAGTAGGTAAAAATGTTGGTTTAGGTTTATCTGTTATTGTAGATGAGATTGGACCTGTTCAAGAACAAAACGTTTACGGAGACTTTTCGTATACCTTAAAAGTAGGAGAAAATGCAAACTTAGCGTTAGGTTTAAAAGCAGGGTTTACATTCTTTAATATTTGTTTACCATGTTTAAATGAAGTTAATGAAGGAGATCAAGCCTTTGTAAATCAAAATGCAAATAAAGTAATGCCAAATATTGGGGCAGGTGCATTTTATTATACAGATAAGTTCTATGCAGGTTTATCAATACCTAATTTATTAAAAACTTTTCATTTTGATAAAAAAGGAGGGCAAATATCAAGAGCATCAGAAACGAAGCACTTTTTCTTTACATCTGGTTATGTATTCGATTTATCAAACGATGTAAAGTTAAAGCCATCTACCATGATAAAAGCAGCAGAAGGATCTCCATTATCAATAGATTTTTCTGGAAACGTTTTATTATATGATAAATTAGAATTTGGTCTTTCTTATAGGTTAGATGAATCTGTATCAGCATTAATAAACGTAAGAGCAACAAACACTCTAAGAATAGGATATGCATACGATTATACCTTAACAAACTTAGGGAATTTTAATTCTGGTTCACATGAGATATTTGTACTATTTAATTTCGATTTTGAAAGAAACAAAATTAAATCGCCAAGATTCTTCTAGTTAACAAAACAATTATGAAAAAAACAATACAATTTACTCTCGTACTTTTATTCAGTTCTTTAACCATACTTGGGCAAACTAAAGAAACAAAAAAAGCAGACGTCCATTTCGAAAATTTATCTTACGTTTCAGCAGCGCAAGAATATAAAAAGCTTGCAGAAGACAATGCAACTGAGCATGTGCTACAAAGATTAGGAGATAGTTATTACTTCAATGTAAAGATGCAAGAAGCTTCAAATACATACAGTAAACTATTCAATAATTTTCCAACGCAAAAACCAGAGCATATTTTTAGATATGCACAAGCTTTAAGAGCAACAGGTAATTTTAATGATTCAGATGCTTGGATGAAGAAGTTTCACGAAGCTAAAAAGAACGACTCAAGAGGAATTCATTTTACAGATCACGAAGCGACTTTAAACGAACTTAGAAAAGGGAAACCAAACTATACAGTTAGTAATTTAAGAAGTATAAATACCGTTAATTCCGATTTTGGAGTTACAGATTATGGAAATACAATACTATTCTCTTCACCAAGAAAAGGAAACATATTTGTGAAGAGAGGTCATACAAGAAACAATAAAAACTTCTTAGATATCTATAAAGTTATCAAAGAAAAGATTACAACGAACGAAGGAGATAATTCAGATGTAAGACCAATGTTTACAGACGAAATAAACTCTAAATATCACGAATCTTCAGTTACTTTTTCTCCTGACAGACAAACAATGTATTTCACGAGAAATAACTACAACAAAGGAGTGTATAAGAATGATAAAAAAGGATATAACAACCTTAAAATATACAAATCTGTTTGGGTTTATAACGAATGGACAAATATAGAAGAACTTCCTTTTAATAGTAACGAATATTCTACAGGGCATCCATCTGTAAGTAAAGATGGTAAGAAATTATATTTCGCATCAGACATGCCAGGAGGTATTGGAGAAACAGATATTTATGTAGTTGCTATTAATGCTGATGGATCTTTTGGAACACCACAGAATTTAGGTTCAGAAGTAAACACAGAAGGTAGAGAAATGTTTCCTTTTATCTCAGATGAAGATGTATTGTACTTTTCTTCAGACGGACATTTTGGAATTGGAGCTTTAGATGTATTTGCAACTAAAAAAGAAAAAGGAGAATATAAAACACCAGTAAATTTAAAAGCACCTGTAAATTCTCCATTAGACGACTTTGCATTTTCAATAAATCCAATCGATAGAACAGGATATTTATCTTCTAATAGAGAAGGTGGAGTTGGAGATGATGATATTTATGCAGTAGTAGAATTAGAAAAGCCAGAAGTAATTGTGGTAAAACCACCATGTATGCAAGTAGTTTCTGGTGTTGTAAAAGACAAGAAGTTTAAAAACCCATTACCAGGAGCAAAATTGGTTTTAAAAGATGCAAATGGGAAGATTGTTAAAGAAGTATATGCAGATACAAATGCATTGTTTACTTTTACATTACCATGTAACGAAGCATTTACATTAGATGCTACAAAAGAATATTACGAACCAGATACAGCTTCTTTCGTAACTACAGAAAATAAGGATTTAGAACTCGATTTAGACTTTGCTTTAGACATTATCTCAGATTTTGCATATAATGAAAGAGGAGAGCTAATAATTAAGATAGAGCCTATTTATTTCGACTATAACAAGTCGAATATTAGACCAGATGCTGCAATAGAGTTAAATCATATTACAAGCATTATGAGAAAATATCAAAAATTAGTAATTAGATCTAGCTCACATACAGATGCAAGAGGTAAAGAGCGTTATAACGAAGCTTTATCAGACAGAAGAGCAAAATCTTCTGTAGCTTACATTATAGAAAAAGGAATTAGTTCTAGTAGAATTACTGGAAAAGGTTTTGGAGAAACAAGATTAGTAAACGATTGTGTGGATAACGATACGCATTCTAACCGCGTAAAATGTACTAAAGATCAACATCAAGCAAACAGAAGAACAGAGTTTGTAATTGTTAAAATGTAACACTTTTGCACTTAAAATAGAAGAAGAGCCTGAAAAGGCTCTTTTTTTGTGCCATAAAACCAAGAATTACAAGAAATTGATTAATTTCGCAATCTTATCAGAAAAGAGATAAAATGAAAGCGAAATTTCCTGAATATAAAGGCCTTGACTTACCAAATGTTGCAGAAGAAATTCTAAACTATTGGGAAGAAAATAACATATTTGAAAAAAGTGTAACCACAAGAGAAGGTGCAGAGCCTTATGTATTTTTTGAAGGACCACCTTCAGCAAACGGACTTCCAGGAGTTCATCATGTTTTGGCGAGAGCTATAAAAGATATTTTTCCACGTTATAAAACTATGAAAGGTTACCAAGTAAAGCGTAAAGCTGGTTGGGATACACATGGTTTACCTATAGAATTAGGTGTAGAAAAAGAACTTGGAATTACCAAAGAAGACATTGGAAAGAAAATTTCGGTAGAAGATTACAACGCAGCTTGTAGAAAAGCTGTAATGCGTTACACAGATATTTGGAACGATTTAACCCAGAAAATGGGTTATTGGGTAGATATGGACGACCCATATATTACCTACGAACCAAAATACATGGAATCTGTTTGGTGGTTATTAAAGCAGATTTATAACAAAGAATTAATTTACAAAGGGTATACAATTCAACCATATTCACCAAAAGCAGGTACAGGTTTAAGTTCTCACGAATTGAATCAGCCAGGAACTTACCAAGATGTTACAGATACAACTGTTGTAGCACAGTTTAAAGCTGTTGAAAATACTTTGCCAGATTTTCTAAAGAAGTACGACCATTTAAATTTTATTGCTTGGACAACTACTCCTTGGACTTTGCCAAGTAACACTGCTTTAACTGTTGGGCCAAAAATAGATTATGTTGTGGTTGCAACTTATAATCAATACACTTTTAAACCAGTTCACGTTATTTTAGCTAAGAATTTAGTTGGAAAACAATTTGGAGGGAAAAATAATTTTGAAGCAGAAACTGTAGAAGAACTATCAGCATATAATTCTGGTGATAAAAAAATACCTTATTTAATCTGTACAGAATGTAAAGGAACAGATTTAGTAGGAATCAAATACGAGCAATTATTAGATTTCGATTGTAAATTTGAGAATAAACAAGATGCATTTAGAGTAATTTCTGGAGATTTTGTAACGATAGAAGATGGAACAGGAATTGTACACACAGCACCAACTTTTGGAGCAGATGATGCTTTGGTTGCAAAACAAGCTTCGCCTGAAATTCCGCCTTTATTAATTAAAGACGAGAATGATAATTTAGTTCCTTTAGTAGATTTACAAGGTAGATTCAGAAAAGAAATTAAAGACGATATTTATGGTTTTGCAGGCGAATATGTAAAAGCAGAATATTTAAATGAGAAAGATTTAGAAGACGAATTAAAAATTCAGCAAGAAAATTTAACAGAGGTTTTAAAAAATCAAGATAAATATTTATCTGTAGATGAACGTTTAGGACTGAAATTAAAGAATGAAAACAAGGCTTTTAAAGTCGAAAAATACAAGCACAGTTACCCAAACTGTTGGAGAACAGACAAGCCAATTTTATATTATCCATTAGATTCTTGGTTTATAAAAGTTACGGATGTAAAAGACAGAATGCACGAGTTGAACAAAACCATCAACTGGAAACCTGAATCTACAGGAACTGGTCGTTTTGGAAATTGGTTGGCAAATGCAAACGACTGGAATTTATCTCGATCAAGATACTGGGGAATTCCATTACCAATTTGGAGAACAGAAGATGGTAAAGAAGAAATTTGTGTTGGTTCTGTAAAAGAATTAAAGCAAGAAATGGCGAAAGCTGTGGAAGCTGGAGTTTTAGCAAAAGATATTTTCGAAGATTTTGAAGTTGATAATAATTCCGAAGAAAATTATGCAAAAATAGATTTACATAAAAATATTGTAGATGAAATTGTATTAATTTCAGCATCTGGACAACCAATGAAACGTGAAAGCGATTTAATTGATGTTTGGTTCGATTCTGGTTCTATGCCTTATGCTCAATGGCATTATCCATTTGAGAATAAAAATAAAATTGATGGAAATGAATCTTTCCCAGCAGATTTTATTGCAGAAGGAGTAGATCAAACAAGAGGTTGGTTTTATACGTTGCATGCAATTGCAACCATGGTTTTCGATTCAGTTGCGTATAAAAACGTAGTTTCTAACGGTTTGGTTTTAGACAAAAACGGACATAAAATGTCGAAACGTTTAGGAAACGCTACAGATCCATTTACGACTTTATCAACTTATGGTGCAGATGCAACTCGTTGGTACATGATTTCGAATGCAAATCCTTGGGATAATTTAAAATTCGATTTAGAAGGAATTGAAGAAGTAAAACGTAAGTTTTTCGGAACACTTTACAACACATATTCATTCTTCTCTTTATATACAAATATTGATGGTTTTTCTTATAGCGAAGAAGATATTGCTTTAGAAAAAAGACCAGAAATAGATAGATGGATTTTATCAGAATTACATACTTTAATTGCTAAAGTTGATAAATTCTACGCAGCATACGAACCTACAAGAGCAGCAAGAGCAATAAGCGATTTTACACAAGATTATTTAAGTAACTGGTATGTTCGTTTGAGCAGAAGACGTTTCTGGAAAGGAACCTATGAAACAGATAAAATATCTGCATACCAAACTTTGTACACTTGTATGAATACGATTGCAAAGTTGGGTGCACCAATTGCTCCATTCTTTATGGACAAATTGTATCAAGATTTAAATTCAGTTTCAGGAAAAGAAACATCAGAAAGTATTCATTTATCTGATTTCCCAAAATTTGATGAAAGCTTCGTAGATAAATCTTTGGAGCGTAAAATGGAAAATGCACAGAAAATTTCTTCTTTGGTTTTATCATTAAGAGCAAAAGAAAAAATTAAGGTTCGTCAGCCATTGCAAAAAATTATGATTCCTGTTGATAGTGAGCAACAAAAGGAAGAAATTTTAGCAGTTGCAGATTTAATTAAGAACGAAGTAAATATTAAAGAAGTTCAGATTTTAGAGGATGCATCAGACATTTTAATCAAACAAATTAAGCCAAATTTTAAAGCTTTAGGGCCAAAATTTGGGAAGGATATGCGTTTTGTTGCAGCAGAAGTTCAAAAATTTACACAAGAAGATATTAACAAAATAGAAAAAGATAAAAACATTTCTATAGAATTTAATGGAAAAAATATTACTTTAGGACTCGAAGATGTAGATATTTCGTCAAAAGATATCGAAGGTTGGTTGGTTGCAAATGAAGGCTCGTTAACAGTAGCTTTAGATGTTACAATTACAGAAGAATTACACAAAGAAGGAGTTGCCAGAGAATTGGTTAATAGAATCCAGAATGCACGTAAAGATACTGGTTTAGAAGTAACAGATAAAATTAAGCTTACAGTCTTAAACTACGAAAACTTACAACAGTCTATCTTAGAAAATAAAGACTACATTATGAGCGAAACATTAACCGAAGATTTGGTTTTTGTAGACGAATTAACAAATGGTACAGAAATTGAATTTGATACCATTAAAAGTAGAATATTAATTGAAAAAATCTAAGATTATGCCAGATGTTAAAGTAAAATATTCGGATGAAGATTTACAAGAGTTTAAAGAAATTATTGATAAGAAAATAGCAAGAGCACAAGAAGATTTGGCTTTGTTAGAAGCTTCTTATAAAAACGATGCAAATAATGGTACAGACGATACTTCGCCATCATTCAAATCTTTTGACGAAGGTTCTGAGGTAATGAGTAAAGAAGCAAACGTACAATTAGCAATTAGACAAGAAAAGTTCATCAGAGACCTTAAAAACGCCTTATTACGTATAGAAAATAAAACGTATGGTGTTTGTAGAGTAACAAGAAAGCTAATACAAAAAGAGCGTTTAAAATTAGTGCCTCATGCAACTTTAAGCATAGAAGCAAAGCGCAAACAATAATATTAAAAAGCTTCCTTTCGAAATTTCGTATTGGAAGCTTTTTTAAATTCTTCCATTCTTATGGCTGTTCGAGTTTTACTAAAATTAAAAAGTGTTTTAATTGAAAGTAGAAAACACAGTTTCATAAGTTTTTTTTTATTTCTACTATTAATTTCCAATGTTGCTTTTTCTCAAAAAAAAGTAACGAAGACATTCCAAACAGCTTTAAATAAAATAGAAATTTCTACAGTTGGTTTAGACGATTTGGTAATTGAGAACACTACTTCAGAATTTCTTGAAATTTATTTATACTCAGAAAATCCGAATAAAAACCATATTATTTTCGAAGAAGAATATGGAATTGTAAAACTTCGGTTTAACATTCCTTCTTTTGAAAGCGAAGATAAAATCTTTAGAAAATATATTACCAAAAGACTAAATAGATCCAGTGCTATTGTAAAAGTTCCTATAAATAAAAATATTTCTGTTTTTGGAGAAAAAATAGGGGTTTCTTCTAAAGGTTATAACGGAAATTTAAAAATTTATATAGAAGAGGGCACTGTAAAATTAGACACGATACAACATAACTTATTATTAAAATTATATGTTGGCAATGTTTTCGGAAATTTTAAAAAAGCGAATGTAAATGTACTATCGAGATCTGGTAAAATTAAAATTGATAAAAAATTTTATAAAAAAAAGTACAAAAAAACAGTAGATTCTTCTGCTAAAAAAATAGACATTACAACTGTAAAAGGGAATATTTTTTTAACTAGCCAATAAACGCAATAATATTGTTATTTTTGCAAGCACAAATTCAATAAAAATGTCAAAAAAGACACTGGCAATACTTACGGTTTTAATCGCTATTATCTTAGATCAAGTTATAAAAATCTATGTAAAAACTCATTTTGCTTTAAATGAAGAAGTAGTGGTTTTCGAATGGTTTAAAATTCATTTTACCGAAAATAACGGAATGGCAATGGGAATTGAGTTTGGAGGTAAAGCAGGTAAACTGTTTTTAACCTTATTTAGAATTGTAGCAGTTGGTGCAATTATATATTGGTTAAAAGGTACAATAAAACGAGTTGTAAATAATGCAGTTGTTGTAGCAATCGCACTAATTTTGGCTGGAGCTATTGGTAATATTATAGACTCAGTTTTTTACGGAGTAATTTTCGACGATTCTTATCATAAAGTAGCCACTTTATTTTCCGACAATCCTTATGGAACCTTGTTTCACGGGAAAGTGGTAGATATGTTTTACTTTCCACTTTGGCAAGGCGTTTTACCAGATTGGATACCTTTTGTTGGTGGAGAAATGTACACGTTTTTTCAGTATATTTTTAATCCTGCAGATGCCTATATTACCATTGGTGTAATTTTACTTTTTCTTTTTAATAAACAAGCTTTCCCAAAAGAAGAGAAAAAAATAGCCGAATAATTTTTTAGTATCTTTAATTTAAATTTTTATTTTGATAGAATTTTTCGAAATTTTCGATTCGAATCTTTCACCTTATCATAATAATAAAAAGATAAAAAATGCGCTTTTTAAAATACATTGCTATTTTCTTACTAGGTTTTTTAATTGCCAAATTTTGGTACGAACCAAAGGTAGAAAACCACAAACAAGAAGAAATAAAAGTAGTCGTTCACTCAATTAAAAATATGAGTAAGCTCGTAGTTTCTAGCGGAACATTTTCTGAAGTTTACAATTATTCCGATTCAAAAAAATATTTTTACAACTATCTTTCTTTTGATAAAAAAGCAATTGTTACAGTAAATGCAAAGGTTGAGGTTGGTTACGATTTATCGAAATTAGAAATTCAGATAGATTCTATTGGAAAGAAAATTTTTATAAATAACATACCTAAAGAGGAAATAGTAATTTCTCCAGATGTAAAGTATTTCGATTTACAACAGAGTTCATTCAACACTTTTTCTAAAAGAGAATTAAACAAAATAAACCAGAAAAGTATCGAAAAAATTAAAGAAACGATAGAAGTAACCAATCTTAAAAAAGATGCCAAAGCAAGATTGTTAGAAGAGCTTTCTAAAATTTACCAACTTTCTGCGATTTACAATTGGGAGGTTGTAGATAATACAAATTCAGGGTTTTTAAAGCGGTTTAAAGATTAATCAAAATCTAAAGAAACCTCGATTATTTTTTTCTGAATTCCGTAAATAACCAAACCAGCAATATTTTTTGCTTCCGTTTTTAAAAGCAAATTATTTCTATGACCTTCTACTGTTCTTGGGCTTATAAAAAGTTTTTCAGCAATTTCTTTTGTACTGTTTTCTTGACAAATAAGCTCTAAAACATCGACTTCTCTTTTAGAAAGTAGATTTTTGTCTAAATCCCTTTTAATTCGTTTTCCTGCAGAAGAATGAATGTTTTCGTTAATAATTTTTATGACATTAGCATCATAATAAAAACCTTTGGTAAATACTTGTTTAATGGTGTGAACCACCGTTTTTGGATTGGTGTCTTTTAAAAGGTAAGAAGATGCACCAACATCTATCATGTTTGTTACAAATGCTTTTCCACCATAACTTGTTAATGCGATTATTTTAATATTTGGGTATGCTATGTGTATAATTTCTGTGGCTTCAACACCATTTATAACAGGCATTTTTAAATCCATTAAAATTACATCTGGGAATTCTTCTGTGCTACTTAAAAAATTGATTACTTCTTGTCCGTTTTCAGCTTCTGCAATTACATTAAATTCGCTTTCCCTTTCTAATAAAAATCGAATTCCTTTTCTAAAGAGTTCCTCATCGTCTGCAATAAGAATATTTATTTTTGGCATCATTTAGAAATTTTAAATAGTTATTTTTATTGCAAAACCACTATTAATATCGGTTTCAATAGTAAATATTCCATTTAAAATAGATACTCTGCTTTCTATATTTTTCATACCTAATCCTTTTTTAAACTCTAACTCTTTTAAATTGAATCCAATTCCATTATCGGAATAATTTAGAAACAGCGATTTATTTTTTTCTTCGATAACTAAAGTGCTTTTTGTTGCATTTCCATGTCGAATAGAATTGTTTATTAATTCTTGTATAATCCTAAAAAGATGTAATTCTTGCGAGGAATTCAAATGCTTTTTCGGATACTTTAGGTTGTAATTAATATCTATCTTTCTACTATTATTAAAAGTATCTACCAATTCTTCAACAGCCTCTTTAAAGCCAAATTTATCTAAAATTGGAGGCAACAAATTATGTGCAATTCTTCTGGCACTTTCTAACGTTTTATCTGTTGCAGTTAAAATTCCATCATTTACAGTAATAAATTCTTCCGCAGTTAATTCTCCATCTTTTAACAAATTTGCATTCAAATTAATTACATTTAATTTAGAACTAATATCATCATGTAAATCCTGTGCAATCCGTTTACGTTCTTTTTCCTGGGTAACTATTATAGACTGTATAATTTCTTTTTGATAACCAATTTCTAATGTTTTTTTCTCCAACTCTTTTTCGGTAATTTTTCTTCTTGATAAAAAGAAAAATACCAACAAAGCTACTCCCATTAAAAGAAGCATTAAAACACCAATAAGAGTAGTAATTATCACTTTAT
This genomic window contains:
- a CDS encoding sensor histidine kinase; this encodes MEEIFSNEDKVIITTLIGVLMLLLMGVALLVFFFLSRRKITEKELEKKTLEIGYQKEIIQSIIVTQEKERKRIAQDLHDDISSKLNVINLNANLLKDGELTAEEFITVNDGILTATDKTLESARRIAHNLLPPILDKFGFKEAVEELVDTFNNSRKIDINYNLKYPKKHLNSSQELHLFRIIQELINNSIRHGNATKSTLVIEEKNKSLFLNYSDNGIGFNLKELEFKKGLGMKNIESRVSILNGIFTIETDINSGFAIKITI